In the Sebastes fasciatus isolate fSebFas1 chromosome 12, fSebFas1.pri, whole genome shotgun sequence genome, GAGAAACAGGGATGTGCTTTGTTCATGGCTGAATGTGATGTTCTTTGTGTAATCAGCTGTGAGTGGTGTGGCAGGTTGGGAGTCGGATAACTGAGGAACAGGTTGAAGAGACTGGTCCTCTTatagctcctcttcctccatcagAGGAGTGAGTCATCCGGAGGAGGATGGCTGGATCAGAGCAGATCAGAACCGGATTCATGTCATCTGAACCGGCAGCGAGCATTAACTAGCTGAATGCTGCTCCAGCTTTAATAACCAATGAcatcaacctctctctctctctctctctctctctccctctctctatctctctctctctctctctctctctctctctctctctccctctctctctatctctctctctctctctctctctctctctctctctctctctctctgtctctctctctccctctctctctatctctctctctatctctctctctctctctctaattaaataataaataaaaataaaaaaaagaacaaaataaaaacaaaacatatatatatatatatatatatatatatatatatatatatgtatatatacacatatatacaattcattaaatgtaaatgtaaatgtaagaaaacaataaagaagtaattaatgtttgttttgtcaataaaacaaacaaacaaataaaaaacaattgatAACAATAtgttgcaatatcaaaggataaatgtaaaaaaaaagaaaagttgaagTAGAGGAGTGAATAAAAGGCAGCGTGTGAGTTACAtctgttatgtgttgttgttgttgtggttgtctctcaggctgtgacatcactgacgTCTCCTGCAGCTTCTCTGCTGATGACTCTATTCTCTCAGagtagatgttgtattttattttggtcagagGGAATCAACATCTGGGAATTCACATCTCATTTTGTAAAGAATTGTTTCCTAATGTCTTCATATGTGCTTCATTGTAGCAGGAAATgtcctctgtctccacctgtctctgtggacagagctgtctctctgtctccacctgtctctgtggacagagctgacCCAGCCTGTCTTCTCTAGGCagcccgtctctctctctctctttctctctgtctctacacctctctctctctctctccctccctccctctctctctcattgccCTGTCGGTTGCACACGTGACGCAGATGACTGTCTAATTGCTGGAGCTGCAGCTGATCTCATTCATCTCCTCCATTAGGAGCTGAATGGACGACTGCACATCACTGGTGGTCACGTGGCCTACCTGTCTTTCTGTGGGCGCTGGCCTAATTAGTAaagaaatacatgttttttaatAACCAAGAGTCAAACTGTGACTCTTCGGTGGACCTGTAGAGGATAGAGTGTTATTCAGCCTTAAAACTCTCCATCTTTAGCCTGTAGGTCTGAACAGTCTGTTGTTttgcagctggaggaggaggaggagggggatggATGTTGTAGAGGATGAGCTGAGCCTCTGACACCATGATGAACCCATCCTCTGCAGTCTGACACCACGATGAACCCATCCACCCAGACAGACAACGGCAGCCGGAAGCAGCAGCGGTCGTCGTCTCCGGCCGGCCTCAAAGAGAGCGGATCTAAAGCTGCACAGAAAGGCAGCAACTCGTCAAAGCCCATCACGTCAAagcaaggaggaggaggaggaggaggaggaggaggaggaggaggaggagggagaagcagCCGAGGTCATTCTCCCGTCTCCACAGCAGGCAGCAGGGAGCGGCCGGCCGGAGGCGCTCCGTGCGTCAGAGGTGCGGCTGCTGTCcaggctgctgctggtgctgaaaGCCCGACGCTgagcagagacagaggaggcATCCAGACACCAGAAGACCCCCCCCGCCTGGTCGCTGATGCCTCCTCCCCCTCCAGAGTCGTCTCCGACCAGCCCTGCGCATCCAAATCCCCCAAACTGAGGAGCAAAAAcccgagaggaggaggaggaggaggaggaggaggaggaggaggggaggctgCAGCGGCGACGAGCGGCAGCAAGAAGAGCTCCAAAAGCACAATAGGCTGCGGACCCGGTTTCTGGAAGGAGGGATGCTTGCAGTCCGAGCTGatccagtttcatttaaataagagCTTGGGGAAGAAAGGGACAAAGATGCAGACGACATCAGCGTCCCCGCCGGCCTCAGAGCCCGAGCTGTCCCCCGAGCCTGCCTGTCCACAACCGGCTCCAGAGCCGGACCAGAGACTGCAGGAAGACATGGAGAAGCTGGAGGATGAAAACGAGGATCTGAAGGTAAACTGGTAACATATTACAATGTTACAATGATCGCACCTGTTGTTGGCTGACAGGCTGATTCATGATACTGCACGTAGATGCACGCTCTGTTTTGACCAGTTTTCCTTTGTGGGGGGGGGACAGCTAGGTTGGATGTGATCATTATCATTTTGAGACGCATTGTAATCATTTTTTGCTATAGATTGAAATCGAGGAGATGCGGGCAGAGATGGATGAGATGCGGGACACCTTTTACGAGGAGGACGCCTGCCAGCTGCAGGACATGCgcagagagctggagagagcCAACAAGAACTGTCGGATCCTTCAGTACCGACTGAAGAAGGccgagaggaagaggatgcGGTTTGCAGAAACTGGCCAGGTGGATGGAGAGCTGCTCAGAAGTCTGGAGCAAGACCTCAAGGTGAGTCTATTGAGCATCACTCCGTCATATTCTCTCATATCCACCAATAATAAcaactcctctctttccttctgtctctgtgtctcctgTCTCCAGGTGGCGAAGGATGTCTCAGTGCGCTTGCACCACGAGCTGGAGAGCGTGGAGGAGAAGAGGACGAAGACAGAGGACGAGAATGAGAAGCTGAGGCAGCAGCTGATCAAGGTGGAGGTCACCAAGCAGGCCCTGCAGAACGAACTGGAGAAAGCCAAAGAGGTGAAGGGGCTGCTGCTGGGAGGGTGTTGTGTAATGTTCTTTTTCTTCACctcctgtgtctgtgtgcttaTGAAAGTGCAATGCAAATAGTGGCCTGAACTGTATCAAAGGTCAGGCTGAAGATATTATGAAATGCCTGAGTTCTATCATCACTAGTGAAGGTTCGGGGAGAGGCTGAACAGAGCAACATGTAGAGTGTTTTCAGATTTATGTCCTATATTCTTTATAAGATCTGTGAGATACTCATTCATACGTACAAACATGATACAATGAATAACAAATACAAGTTCTTTTTACTTCAAGCCTTTAAAatcaccgtctctctctctgtggtttcaatttgaatattttacCAGAAATGTTCTCGAGGGTGTTTTTTCAAACCATCCTGTTTTTCCAATACTGAGCCTTCCGTGCTCCATAAATCTGGATGATATCACCGCCTTCGGTAGGAAAACAGTGAgcggatgatgatgatgatgatgatgatgatgatgatgatgtaaccACTGTTTCCCTGCAGCTCTCACTGAAGAGAAAAGGAAGTAAGGATGGGCAGAGAGTAGAGAGAAGGGCTCCACAGACCCCCGTCGAGGTGAGTCAGCgtttacattattacattatgaagtTATAAACTTAGATGTTTAATAATGAGGTTGTTTTGTAATACAATTTCCAAATTGGGCATCGGAGAGTCATAATTTGTAGTGAGTGAAAGTAACATAAGGAAAAACATGACTATCACACTCTTACAGGATGTGCTGAGAGATGAAACTGATCCCAGGAATGTAGATCTTTACCAAACTAATTATGAGAAAAACTACATCGTTAATGTTGACGTTGTGAAAGTGAATTTGCCGCTCAGACGACTGGAGGTAACGGGCAAATAAAGAACCTCTCTTCTCCCTCCACAGGAGGAAAATGATGATCTGAAATGCCAGCTGGCCTTCATCAAGGAGGAGGCCATCTTGATGAGGAAAAAGATGGCAAAGATTGACAAAGAGAAGGACCGACTGGATCAGGAGCTGCAGAAGTACCGCTCCTTCTACGGGGACGTGGACAGCCCGCTGCCTAAAGGCGAGGCCGGAGGGCCTCCCACCACCCGCGAGTCAGAGCTCAAACTACGCTTACgtctggtggaggaggaggccaACATCTTGGGGAGGAAGATTGTGGAGCTGGAGGTGGAGAACAGAGGCCTGAAGGCTGAGCTGGACGACATGAGGGAGGACAGGTACGCAACGTACAATTCATCAGAGCTTGATGATTGAAACAGAAGGAAAGAGTGGCTGAAATGTAACGGAAAGGAAAAGCATCGTATTATTAGGGTGAATTCAATCTGTAATTTGTGACAATGGTTGAGTTTAACCAGACGGTACGGCGAAACTATTGTTTTCTAAGAAATGGAGTAGAAAAGAGGGGATTGTAAATGTCACAGTTATCGAtgcttctctcctctcccaGTCTGGCGGCAGCCGGAGTGGACAGCTCCGGTGTCGGAGGTCAGCAGTGCAGAGAGCAGGGCGAGGCCCTGTCGGAGCTGAGGCAGCAGCTTCAGCTGGTGGAGGACGAGGCAGAACTCCTCCGCAGGAATTTAGCAGACGTGGAAGATGAGAACAAAAAGGTACAGTAGATGGTTTAGACCAACTTTCTCCCTcggagggccaaaactggaacttaATGGGGGGGCCACGGGCCGAAAGCAAACAcctgtattgtattgtaaagatgcaaaatggtactaggatcTCAAGTTCCCCTAATGGAATATTATGTTAGCTTTTACAtagttaaccccttaaaacccacctgctgaatacaagacattttaaatatttctatCGAAATGGCAGCAGACTGTAAAGAATATATGAAGTATGTTTTCTGATATTACTTTCTGCTTTAATTTCAGTGATGTAAGATGTGAAGTGTCTCCTCTTTCCTTGGTGCTATTATTGGAACCATCAATGACTTTGAGGCGTTTTATAAAAAGCTGTCTGAAATTGAATTGTGTGAACTAATCCTACTTGCAGCACTAAAACCTACAGTACATGGGAATAACATCTAGTTTCACCTTTAGGTCACCAATGATCTGAATAAACTGAAATACAAGGCTGGATCCCATGAACCTGGAtcgagacatggaggaggtttGTTCTTTTTCAGCTTTATAAATCTGTATCTGATGAAGAATGTGTTTCATAAAGCCTCCAGGAGCTGCACATTTAAGTCTCATTTGCAGAGTTGTTCCACTTTTCATTGCTGCCTCCTTGTCCCAACCCCAGGAGGAGCTGACGCTGCTAAAGTGGAGGCCCTCCAGGAGGAGCTGAAAGCGGCCCGTCTGCAGATCAATGAACTGAGCGGCAAAGTCATGCAGCTCCAGTACGAGAACCGCGTGCTGCTCTCCAACATGCAGCGCTACGACCTGGCGTCCCACCTGGGCATCCGCGCCAGCCCTCGGGACAGTGACGCGGAGAGCGACGGAGGACGGGACGACGACACCCCCTCGGCCTCGGTGTCCTCCCCTCGACTCCTCCCGCCCCACCGCAAGCGTGAGGGCCCCATAGGAGGGGAGAGCGACCCGGACGAGGTGAGGAACATCCGCTGCCTCACCCCGACGCGTTCCCTTTACTCACCTGTAGAGAGCCGTTTTTTATCCAGGAGCCTGAAGGACCGACAGCAGATGATAGACGTCCGCATCGAAGCGGAGCGGCTGGGTCGGACCATCGATAGGCTCATCACAGACACCAGCACTATCATCGCCGAGGCCCGAGTGTACGTCACCAACGGGGAGCTGTTCGCCAGGCTGGAAGAGGACGAGGAAGGTGGCAGGTAATAAACACGTGACCCTTTCACCCTTTATTTAACTACAGTGGTTCAAGTGATATCTCAAGTCCAAACACACCTGTACCTGTGCTCCACAGGATCAGAGAGCACGAGCTGCTGTATCGCATCAACGCCCAGCTGAAAGCCTTCAGGAAGGAGCTGCAGAGCTTCATAGACCGGCTGGATGTTCCCAAGCAGGAGGACAAACAGGACGAGGAGCCGCTGTCTGTAAGCTGATGCAAACACATGAAACACATGGATGTTAATGACTGTCTTCTCTAATATGCTCTGTTCTTACTACTTATCATTCTGCCCCCCCTCCATCCTTTTCATTTAACATCCATCCAGATGTTTCAGCCCATCATTCTGCTGATCCTCATCCTTGTTCTGTTTTCTTCGCTCTCTTACGCCACCATTTTTAAATTGGTATTCCTTTTCACCCTGTTCTTTGTTCTGTAAAGCACACCCCACACCCTCAATATCACATTAtgcacattttcattatttgtttttcttttctttttacttattcattcatttcaattcTGTTATTTTTGAACACGTCACATAAGGTCACTCAAGGTACAGGACATTATCATTTACCATGTATGATCCAAGCCGCTCATCTACTCGGATGCTTTCAACATTTACTGGAGACCAAACAGCTCGGAGCGACAGTGGACCGCTAGAGGTGAGTACCGACTATGCTCGATTGACACCCGTCTCACTTTCCTGTTAGTTTACTCTATTTTCATTCTTATCAGTACATAGAGATTTGGGACTTTATTTAATTCCCAGCATAGCTCAAATCAGCCACAATAActgaaacacctgtgtggggGTTTCAGGACCTTTTGACAGccgttttgacatgtcacagcagGATAAACACACAGGTGTAACTGATGAAATTAATTATGGCCCCGttctatttagtgtgtcacaTGGTGCCTTCAATGAAACTGGTGActttgtttacaacatgggaagtcgtgtacatgatatgcgtggcgttcaagtggtacagtcgtgagaacaccgctgccaAGCAACGGTAATATTACTGTCGTCTTTTAGAAGCCAATATATTGACTTATTGTGCACCGAAAGactaacttccatggcctccgccatttctgacaacgtcaacaaacacgtcacaactcgtaaactctgagctttcacaaACTTTCCAATTAGGATGTTGTGACTACGACAAGaggggggggcgttcatatagacgtaaacacggtaaacacgaccacaTCTGGAGGCACCAACAGtgattccagtgagccagcatgcacaacaccAGGGCCCCGGctcacctaaatggaacagggccataattcatgttattattgaacctgtgtttaccctgcattcacatgtcaacatggctgctgtgaaagggGCCTGttagatttaaagggactgtttgtatctTCTTACACGTAAAAATCGTgtcagtgtcccatgcgcgctcgcgtgtggctacgctgttccaacacaaactacagggaagcaccaaaaccgcaaagttccaTCTAGTGAAGCCCTTCCTGCAAAACGCGGacgtgggggagaccgtagctttggtctccagagccggagtctctgctgtactctgctcctcttcctgccttcactcacacaccgcgctccttctcactctttcgctccacctctcacgtgcatgctgctcactccacactgcagaagacgggagtctgaagcaggacaacacagtatcagcattgattcatggagagaccttggtctggtcagctaacattactgccaagcagctgaaatatagagtgatattgtgcttttagctgacgtgtgtctcctcactgtgttgagtgatgctccttcatgtctatgtagagcgagcacaagcgcgagcaacaggacgctgactttagtaggtgaagctgttaacaagacatttctgattcttacatagagtccctttaagatgtTCTGTTGTGGAGAAACCTTTTCAGTTTATCTATAGTGGAGTTTTTAATGACTCTGTAGAGCCAACATGAGAGTTTCAAACAACTTGAACCATAACTGCtgcaaatgtgtgtttatgaggTTTTCACATGACTGCAGCAATAACCTGGTGTGTGAGCAGCAGGTTATTGTAAATACTGAAGTTATGACTGTTGGGGCGATGCACACagactatacacacacacacacacacacacacacacacacacacacacacaccatctatTGAGACAAACATTAGGTCAATATGTCTCTAAGTTCTTCTGAGGCAATTAAACAGTGTGAGTCATGATAACATGTCAACATGATGTGTAATAAATCCTCCACATGTTTCATGGGGAATATGATATAATAGGATATATGATAGGAGTGTTGGCATTTCACCCGTTTGGATTTTATGTGTAATACTGCTCCTGGGTGGGTCTGACCACCAGGACGGGGGCGGACCCGGACCCGGTCCATTTCCCTTCATCCCACCGGGGGGAGGTTAAATACGTCACATATTAGAgccagctggagagagagagggagagagagggagagagagggagagagagagggagagagagagagagagagagataatgaAAGCATTATTTCAGCTGCCACATCAGTCCAGACTTCATCTCAGCTGCTTCGttggctgctgtttttcagGAAGTTTCACTGAAACATTACAGGActaaagagagaaggaggaagaggaggaagaggaggaagaggaggtgagggTATCTTCATCACGTGTTCTCTGCtttcaggaggaagaggaggctcggttagtttgttttggCTCTCCAGCGGAACATTTGACAGAAACACGTGTGTAAGCTACCGCTGGCTAGCACCTTACTATTACTGTATGTCTCTAGTAACAGACAGGCTGGTAACCATGGTGACTATAGCAGCTACTGGTGTTCTCTCTACTGGTGTTCTCTCTACTGGTGTTATCTATACTGGTGTTCTCTCTACTGGTGTTCTCTCTACTGGTGTTCTCTCTACTGGTGTTATCTATACTGGTGTTCTCTCTACTGGTGTTCTCTCTACTGGTGTTATCTATACTGGTGTTCTCTCTACTGGTGTTCTCTCTACTGGTGTTCTCTCTACTGGTGTTCTCTCTACTGGTGTTATCTATACTGGTGTTCTCTCTACTGGTGTTCTCTCTACTGGTGTTATCTATACTGGTGTTCTCTCTACTGGTGTTCTCTCTACTGGTGTTATCTATACTGGTGTTCTCTCTACTGGTGTTATCTCTACTGGTGTTCTCTCTACTGGTGTTATCTATACTGGTGTTCTCTCTACTGGTGTTCTCTCTACTGGTGTTATCTATACTGGTGTTCTCTCTACTGGTGTTCTCTCTACTGGTGTTCTCTCTACTGGTGTTATCTCTACTGGTGTTATCTATACTGGTGTTCTCTCTACTGGTGTTCTCTCTACTGGTGTTCTCTCTACTGGTGTTATCTCTACTGGTGTTATCTATACTGGTGTTCTCTCTACTGGTGTTCTCTCTACTGGTGTTATCTATACTGGTGTTCTCTCTACTGGTGTTATCTCTACTGGTGTTCTCTCTACTGGTGTTATCTATACTGGTGTTCTCTCTACTGGTGTTCTCTCTACTGGTGTTATCTATACTGGTGTTCTCTCTACTGGTGTTCTCTCTACTGGTGTTCTCTCTACTGGTGTTCTCTCTACTGGTGTTATCTATACTGGTGTTCTCTCTACTGGTGTTCTCTCTACTGGTGTTCTCTCTACTGGTGTTCTCTCTACTGGTGTTATCTCTACTGGTGTTATCTATACTGGTGTTCTCTCTACTGGTGTTATCTCTACTGGTGTTATCTATACTGGTGTTATCTCTACTGGTGTTATCTATACTGGTGTTATCTCTACTGGTGTTATCTCTACTGGTGTTATCTCTACTGGTGTTATCTCTCCTGGTGATACCTCTACTGGTGTTATCTCTACTGGTGTTATCTCTACTGGTGTTATCTCTACTGGTGATACCTCTACTGGTGTTATCTCTACTgttgctcctctgctcctttctgctcctctctgctcctctactctctgctcctctactctctgctcctcctctct is a window encoding:
- the mtcl3 gene encoding microtubule cross-linking factor 3 isoform X2, with the translated sequence MNPSTQTDNGSRKQQRSSSPAGLKESGSKAAQKGSNSSKPITSKQGGGGGGGGGGGGGGGRSSRGHSPVSTAGSRERPAGGAPCVRGAAAVQAAAGAESPTLSRDRGGIQTPEDPPRLVADASSPSRVVSDQPCASKSPKLRSKNPRGGGGGGGGGGGGEAAAATSGSKKSSKSTIGCGPGFWKEGCLQSELIQFHLNKSLGKKGTKMQTTSASPPASEPELSPEPACPQPAPEPDQRLQEDMEKLEDENEDLKIEIEEMRAEMDEMRDTFYEEDACQLQDMRRELERANKNCRILQYRLKKAERKRMRFAETGQVDGELLRSLEQDLKVAKDVSVRLHHELESVEEKRTKTEDENEKLRQQLIKVEVTKQALQNELEKAKELSLKRKGSKDGQRVERRAPQTPVEEENDDLKCQLAFIKEEAILMRKKMAKIDKEKDRLDQELQKYRSFYGDVDSPLPKGEAGGPPTTRESELKLRLRLVEEEANILGRKIVELEVENRGLKAELDDMREDSLAAAGVDSSGVGGQQCREQGEALSELRQQLQLVEDEAELLRRNLADVEDENKKVTNDLNKLKYKAGSHEPGSRHGGGGADAAKVEALQEELKAARLQINELSGKVMQLQYENRVLLSNMQRYDLASHLGIRASPRDSDAESDGGRDDDTPSASVSSPRLLPPHRKREGPIGGESDPDEVRNIRCLTPTRSLYSPVESRFLSRSLKDRQQMIDVRIEAERLGRTIDRLITDTSTIIAEARVYVTNGELFARLEEDEEGGRIREHELLYRINAQLKAFRKELQSFIDRLDVPKQEDKQDEEPLSVTQGTGHYHLPCMIQAAHLLGCFQHLLETKQLGATVDR
- the mtcl3 gene encoding microtubule cross-linking factor 3 isoform X1; its protein translation is MNPSTQTDNGSRKQQRSSSPAGLKESGSKAAQKGSNSSKPITSKQGGGGGGGGGGGGGGGRSSRGHSPVSTAGSRERPAGGAPCVRGAAAVQAAAGAESPTLSRDRGGIQTPEDPPRLVADASSPSRVVSDQPCASKSPKLRSKNPRGGGGGGGGGGGGEAAAATSGSKKSSKSTIGCGPGFWKEGCLQSELIQFHLNKSLGKKGTKMQTTSASPPASEPELSPEPACPQPAPEPDQRLQEDMEKLEDENEDLKIEIEEMRAEMDEMRDTFYEEDACQLQDMRRELERANKNCRILQYRLKKAERKRMRFAETGQVDGELLRSLEQDLKVAKDVSVRLHHELESVEEKRTKTEDENEKLRQQLIKVEVTKQALQNELEKAKELSLKRKGSKDGQRVERRAPQTPVEEENDDLKCQLAFIKEEAILMRKKMAKIDKEKDRLDQELQKYRSFYGDVDSPLPKGEAGGPPTTRESELKLRLRLVEEEANILGRKIVELEVENRGLKAELDDMREDSLAAAGVDSSGVGGQQCREQGEALSELRQQLQLVEDEAELLRRNLADVEDENKKVTNDLNKLKYKAGSHEPGSRHGGGGADAAKVEALQEELKAARLQINELSGKVMQLQYENRVLLSNMQRYDLASHLGIRASPRDSDAESDGGRDDDTPSASVSSPRLLPPHRKREGPIGGESDPDEVRNIRCLTPTRSLYSPVESRFLSRSLKDRQQMIDVRIEAERLGRTIDRLITDTSTIIAEARVYVTNGELFARLEEDEEGGRIREHELLYRINAQLKAFRKELQSFIDRLDVPKQEDKQDEEPLSMFQPIILLILILVLFSSLSYATIFKLVTQGTGHYHLPCMIQAAHLLGCFQHLLETKQLGATVDR